AACACTGATTCCGCTTCCATGTTGATCGTCCACGACCCCGAAGATCCGATCGTGCCGTACGAGCAATCCCGCCTGCTGGTGGATGCTCTTGTGCAGGCCGGGCGACCGGTTCAGTTCATCCCCAGCCCCGGGTCCGGGCATGGATTCATCTACAACCCCGAACACCCGTGGACGGTCCGGATCTGGCCTTCGGTGGTCAACTGGCTCAATCGGGAATTGCGTGTTTCCGGTCGCTCCGGATAGCGTCCTGCCTTTCCGTCACTTTCACCAGACATGCCGGGGCATCCCCCCGCCCGATTTGTTCCTCTCATCCCTCACCTGGAAACCCAACCTGCCCATGTCCACCGCAACACTCAATCCTCCCCTAAAATCGCGTCTCGACCAATCCCAGATCGACACCTTTCACGAACAGGGATTCCTCAGGATCGGAAAGATCCTGACCGACGAGGAAATCCTCTTCTATCAGAAGGAATACGATGCAGAGTTCGCGAGAGCCTGGGAAACCGACAGCCTGCGCAATCTCTCGATCGACAACGGTTCAGATGTCGAAACAAAGAAGAGCGCCTCAAAGCAGATGCTGCAGATCATGCAGATGTGCGAGCGCAACATTCACTTCCGCAAGCTGATCTACGACGCCCGCATCCTCGACCTCATGGCCGACCTGATGGGGCCCAATATCCAGCTGTTTCACGATCAGGCTCTTTTCAAACCGGCCCAGGTCGGCGGCCCGGTCAGCTGGCACCAGGACAACGCCTATTGGAAATGCCGCCCCGCCAATCTGATCTCCTGCTGGCTCACCTTCGACGATGTCGTCCGGGAGAATGGAGCCATGCAGTTGATCCCGGGCAGCCACCTCAAACCGGTCTGGCATGAACAGAATGCTTCGACTAACGCCCTCCTGGATCTGAAAGGGGTCGATGAGTCCAAGGCGGTGGTGGTCGACCTCCCCGCCGGTGGATGCCTTTTCCACCACTGCCAGACCCTCCACTACACTCAGCCCAACACTACCGACCATCAGCGCCGGGCCCTCGCCATCCACTTCATGCCTCCGGGAACCACGAGCGAACACCGCACGGGGATCATTCCGGTGGACTTCAGTCACCCGCTCCTTCGCTGCCGGACCAACTGACCCGGTTCGGCCGATTGACAGGGCCCTCCGGCCGATCGCCCGGGTCATGGCTCCGAGAGGCATCGCATCATGATCGGATTCCTCACATGACATCATCAACCTTCGTCCAAGGAATCGCTCTGATGACCTTCATGAGCAGCGTGAATCTTTCAGCTGACGAGAACGCAGCTTGGTCTACCCGTGCGAGCTTCGAACACTCGGCCATTGCCCTGATGCCGGAAGCAGAACCGGAGAAGGTGGAAGCCTTTGCCCCTCTCCATCCGACCGTGATGGCCTGGGGGATCGATCCCGTTCTTCACCTGGAAGACCTTGATGGGCTTAAGGCACGCTTCGAAGCCTACCGGTCGCTGGGCGTCACCCGCCGTGCCGTGAATGTCTGGATGCTGACGGCCACACCCAGGATTCTCCATGAGCAACCGGAATTCCAGGACGCGGTCTGCCTCGATATCGCCGGCGACCGGATCGTCCCGAACTGGCTGGCCGATGGCTTCTACGAAGGCACGCCCTCCTATTGGGGGTGCACCAATCATCCTCTCTTTCGACGACAGATCATCATGCGCGCCCGCGCCGGAATCGCAGCCGGCGCCAACCTGCTCCACCTTGACGACCATATGGGCACAGCGGCCGCGGCGGACCACGCCGGCGGGTGTTTCTGCGACGCCTGCATGGACGGGTTCCGTGTCTGGCTGAACGGGCGTCTCACCCAGACCGACCGGATGGTCCAAGGGCTTCCCGAACTCTCGAATTTCAACTACCGTGAGTGGGTAAGGAATGCCGGATTCACCACCCTGGAGGATTACCGATCCGGAATCAGGGATCATGCCATTCCGCTCCGCGAAGAATTCCTGACCTTTCAGCGCGAGGCCGCCGCAGCCTTTGTCAAGGAACTCAAGGGTATCGTGGCTGACGAAGCCGGTAGCCCGATCCCGGTCGGCGTCAACGCTTGGAATCTAGCGCCCACCCAGATGGCCACCGCTCACCAGGCGGACTACTTTGCCAACGAAGTCCAGCAGTACGACGAGGAGGATCGGATACCACCTGTGGGCTACCTGCTGGCGTCCGCCCTCGGGAAACCTGTCTTCGCCACCGGGACCGGGGAGGACTGGATCCGGATCGGGGCCAATGACCATGTCGTCCGGGTCAGGCGCTGGATCGCGACCGCCCATGCCTTCGGCCACTACTTCATGTATGCCTACGAGAAATGGGGATTCACGCCGGAAACCGGCACCCAATGGTATGCCACACCGATCGAGACGTTCAGACCGTTGACCGATTTCATAAGAACCAACCGCGGACTCTTTGACGGATTCGAGCCGGTCGCCCAGATCGGCCTGCTCTACAACAATGCGACCTGCAGGGATAACGACTGGTCCGTTCGCGAAATCGCCCGGCAACTGCATGATGCCGGCTATTCCCTTGCCCTGGCCGTGGCGGGTGATTCGTGGTTGCAGCACGAGTTGACCGCAGACGAATCGGACTCATGGTCCCACCTGATCGTTCCGGAGAGTGCCATCCCGGACGGCGCCCAAGGTTCCATCGTCAATCGTCGACTGGCCGACGGTCGAGCCCGAATCTGGAACGGCATAAACGAGCTGGCCGAGACCATCCAACCGTGGATCCGACGTGAAGGTCCCGGCCGCCTCTGGACGCTCCCCCGCAAGAAGACCGGTCCATCCGGAACCACCTTTGCCATCCACCTTCTCAATCAGGACTACGATCCGGAGTCCGATTCCATGATTCCGGTCACCGGGAACGTTCTGTTCATCAGCCCCGAACTGATCGGCCATCCGGTCAACGCGGTGGCGACCCTGCATTCCCCGGGCAAAGATCCTTTGGAGCTGCCCACTGAAAACAGA
The Opitutaceae bacterium genome window above contains:
- a CDS encoding phytanoyl-CoA dioxygenase family protein: MSTATLNPPLKSRLDQSQIDTFHEQGFLRIGKILTDEEILFYQKEYDAEFARAWETDSLRNLSIDNGSDVETKKSASKQMLQIMQMCERNIHFRKLIYDARILDLMADLMGPNIQLFHDQALFKPAQVGGPVSWHQDNAYWKCRPANLISCWLTFDDVVRENGAMQLIPGSHLKPVWHEQNASTNALLDLKGVDESKAVVVDLPAGGCLFHHCQTLHYTQPNTTDHQRRALAIHFMPPGTTSEHRTGIIPVDFSHPLLRCRTN